The region TTCAGGATGCCTTTTACATTTGAAACGACAAGCTGGTCTGTGATGCTCTGTGCAACCGGCGCAGGGACAGTCAGAATGGCGACATTCACGCCCGCTTCCTTCAGCTTTTCTTCTAAATCATTCAGATTATAGATGGGCACGTCTCCAATCGATGAGCCAATCTTGTCATCATCGATATCAAACGCCATTTCTATTTTAGTATTGTTATTTTTAAGAAAATTATAGTGTAAAAATGCGGTTCCTAAATTACCTACCCCGATGAGCGCCACTTTCGTCAGCTCATCCTGGTCCAGCGTCTTTCGGAAGAAAGTCAGGAGGTAATTCACATTATACCCATAACCCTTTTTTCCTAACGCCCCGAAATAGGAAAAATCCCTGCGGATCGTGGCTGAGTCCACTTTGACGGCTTCGCTCAACTCAGCGGAAGAAACGCGCTGCTTCCCGGAGGAATGCAAATTTTTCAAAAACCTATAATAAAGCGGCAAACGCTTTGCTGTAGCTTGCGGTATTTTTGTTAGCTCTTGCGTCATAAATTCATCCCCTAAACAATAAGTCCTTAGTTAACCTTCTCTTCTATAATCCGGGCTGGATACCCCACCCGTCTTTTCTATTAAATAGGTTTGTCCGATCTTCATTCCTTTATCGACTGCCTTGCACATATCATATATGGTCAAAGCCGTGACAGATGCTGCTGTTAACGCTTCCATTTCTACTCCTGTGCTTCCCTTCGTTTTGACAGAAACAGAGATCAGGAGCTCGTACGTTTCATCCTTCACATCCCATTCGAACGAAATATCGATTCCTTTCAATGGGATCGGATGGCACATCGGGATGATTTCCCATGTTTTTTTCGCCGCCATGATGCCGGCAACTTGGGCTACGGCCAGGACATCGCCCTTTTTATTTTGATTGTGCCGGATTTGGTCGTAGACAACAGGATTCACCACGATGCTGGAATGTGCAATGGCTGTGCGGACGGTATCCGGTTTCGCGCTGACATCCACCATTTTGGCCCTGCCTTCTTCATTAAAATGCGTAAAGTTACTCATCGATAAACTCCTCTTCGTACATGATACACTATTTTCTTCCCATTGTCTGTTAACTTTGAAAGTCTCTCCTGAAAAATGCCGGAATATTGCCGAAATGGTCCGAAATAGGATACACTTACTCTAGCATTGACCTGAGGTGAAAATAATGATTTTATTGCAAGTTCAACAACTCACAAAATATTTTGGTGCTGAACTTATTTTATCGAATATAAAGCTTGAAGTACAAACTAGAGACCGCATTGCACTCGTTGGCCGAAATGGAGCCGGTAAATCCACGCTTCTTAAGATGATTGCCGGACAGCTCTCCTTCGATTCCGGGGACATCATGAAGCCAAAGGACGTCTCGATCGGTTACTTGGCCCAGAACACAGGACTGGAGTCCAACCTGTCGATTTGGGACGAAATGCTCCTCGTATTCGAAAGTTTGCGTTTGAAAGAAAGAGAACTGCGCAGACTGGAGCAAAGCATGGCCGATCCCCACATTTATGAAAATCAGGAGCGGTATGAAAAGCTTCTAAAGGAATACGACCAGCTCCAGATTGAATTCAAGGATCAAGGCGGCTACCAATATGAAGCGGATATCCGCTCCGTCCTGCACGGCTTGAATTTCGCTTCCTTTGACTATGATACGAAAATATCCACGCTGAGCGGCGGCCAGAAAACGAGGCTCGCACTCGGGAAGCTTCTTTTGACAAAACCTGATATTCTGATTCTCGATGAACCGACCAACCATCTCGACATCGAAACGTTATCATGGCTCGAGCAGTATTTGCAAGGTTATGACGGAGCTGTGCTGATTGTCTCCCATGACCGCTATTTCCTTGATAAAGTCGTGAACCAAGTATATGAAGTTTCTCGAAAAAAAGTAGGTAAATACGTCGGTAATTACAGCGACTATCTTTCATTGAAGGCAGAAGAATATGAACGCGATATGAAGCAGTATGAGAAGCAGCAGGAAGAAGTCGCAAAACTGCAGGATTTCATCCAGCGCAACCTCGCCCGCGCCTCCACGACAAAAAGGGCGCAAAGCAGGCGAAAGAAGCTGGAAAAAATGGACTTGATGGACCGTCCATTGGGAGATGAGAAGTCCGCTACCTTCTCATTTGATATTGAACGGCAAAGCGGCAATGAAGTGCTGCAAATCAACGATGCGTCCATCGGCTATCAAAAAGAGGCCGTCTCCCATCAAGTCGATATGAGAATCACAAAAGGCGAGAGCATCGCGCTTGTCGGACCGAACGGAATCGGCAAATCCACTTTGTTGAAAAGCATCGTTGGGAAGCTTCCGCTGATCGATGGTGAATTGCGGCTTGGGACAAACGTCTCCATCGGCTATTATGACCAGGAGCAAGCTGAACTTTCTTCCAAAAAGACCGTCCTTCAAGAGCTGTGGGATGATTATCCCGGACATACAGAAAAAGAAATCCGGACGGTACTTGGAAACTTTTTGTTTTCCGGAGATGATGTGCTAAAACCGGTCACTGCCTTAAGCGGCGGTGAAAAAGCACGACTTGCACTCGCGAAGCTGATGATGCAGAAAGCCAACTTTCTTATATTGGACGAGCCTACCAACCATCTCGACTTGGACAGCAAGGAAGTGCTCGAGAATTCACTGATCGATTATCCAGGGACGATTCTGTTCGTTTCCCATGACCGCTACTTTATCAATCGGATCGCGACGAAAGTGGTGGAGCTTTCCAAAGATGGCGCCAATGAATATTTGGGCGACTACGATTATTACGTAGAGAAAAAGCAGGAAATGCAGGAACTGGCTGAATGGGATTCAAGAGAAAAGAATGGAAAGACGCCTGAAAAAGAACAAAGCTCAGACAAGTCTGCGTTCTTTAAAGATAAAGAAGCTAAAAAAGTAGAGCGTCAGCGAAAAAGAAGAATCGAAGAGATCGAGCAGAAAATTGAGGAATTGGAACAGACTGTCGCAGAAAATGAAAAGCTTTTATGCGAACCTGATATTTTTCAGGATCACGAAAAGGTATTGAAGTATAATGAAGCCATCCAAGCGGCTAAAAGCGAAATAGAATTATTGATGGAGGAATGGACAGAGCTGGAAGAGCTTCTCCATTCTTGACAGATTTGTGGATGACTGGCCCATGAAATGGCCGGTCATCCTATTTTATTCACACATTATCCCAAACTTATCCACAGTTATATACACATCCCCAATCTATTTTATCGTTGATCCACAGAGTTTTTCCACATTATCCACAAAAATAACTCCATTTATCCACAATTGTACACAAGTAATTTGTTGTTTTGCTCTTGGCTTTTACACATATACTTACAACTTATCTACAAGTTATTCACAGCCTGTGCACAAAAACAAATGTTCTCTTATTGTAAAAAAAACTGCCCCGGCTATTGGGACAGTTGTCTTATTAGTAAGGACTTGCTCTTTTGGCAATGCTCCTTGCCGAGGCATATACGGTTTCTTCCTTTTCCTTTTGTCCGAACAAAAGGGCCACATCCTGTAAAATCGCACTGGCTGTCGGCAGCCCACCGGCTCCCGGTCCTTTCAGAAGTAGATTTCCTAATAGATCCGTTTGGATATTCACAGCATTATCCACATCCTCCACCGCGTATAGTGGGTGTTCACTATCGAGCAGGACCGGCTTCACACTTGCTTTGATGGTTTCTGATTCATCCCTCTCAACAGCAGCGATCAATTTTATTCGTTTATTGACCTCCTGTGCCTTGAGGATATTTTCGATCGTTACTTCATCAATCCCCGTACATTCCGTCTGTTCCCAATCCGGCTGGCCGCCAAATACGAGGTCACTTAAGATCATGATTTTATAAAAGCTGTCCCTTCCCAAAATGTCATTGGAAGGGTCTGCTTCTGCATACCCTTTTTCCTGCGCACGCTGCAGCGTTTCTTCGAATGATGTCTGCTCCTTTCGCATCGTACTTAAAATGAAATTGGAGGTCCCATTCAAGATCCCTTCGATTTTATTGATGCGATTGGCATGCAGTAATCGGCTGATGACGCCGATGACTGGAATACCGCCAGCGACGGCAGCCTCATAGCTGAAGCTCACATCATTCTTTTCACTGATTCGCTTTAGCTCACTTCCTTTATGCGCCACCATTTCTTTATTGGCTGTTACCACGGGGATGCCTTTTTGCAAAAATGCTTTATTGTATGTGAAGGCAGGCTCACAGCCGACGATGGCTTCAATGACCAAATCCAACTGAGGAATCTTCAACAGATCGCTAAAGTTGGAGGTTACGAGGATATCCT is a window of Falsibacillus albus DNA encoding:
- a CDS encoding redox-sensing transcriptional repressor Rex, yielding MTQELTKIPQATAKRLPLYYRFLKNLHSSGKQRVSSAELSEAVKVDSATIRRDFSYFGALGKKGYGYNVNYLLTFFRKTLDQDELTKVALIGVGNLGTAFLHYNFLKNNNTKIEMAFDIDDDKIGSSIGDVPIYNLNDLEEKLKEAGVNVAILTVPAPVAQSITDQLVVSNVKGILNFTPARLNVPSHIRVHHIDLAVELQSLVYFLKHYPTDETDLSQDGDKSE
- the moaC gene encoding cyclic pyranopterin monophosphate synthase MoaC, translating into MSNFTHFNEEGRAKMVDVSAKPDTVRTAIAHSSIVVNPVVYDQIRHNQNKKGDVLAVAQVAGIMAAKKTWEIIPMCHPIPLKGIDISFEWDVKDETYELLISVSVKTKGSTGVEMEALTAASVTALTIYDMCKAVDKGMKIGQTYLIEKTGGVSSPDYRREG
- a CDS encoding ABC-F family ATP-binding cassette domain-containing protein produces the protein MILLQVQQLTKYFGAELILSNIKLEVQTRDRIALVGRNGAGKSTLLKMIAGQLSFDSGDIMKPKDVSIGYLAQNTGLESNLSIWDEMLLVFESLRLKERELRRLEQSMADPHIYENQERYEKLLKEYDQLQIEFKDQGGYQYEADIRSVLHGLNFASFDYDTKISTLSGGQKTRLALGKLLLTKPDILILDEPTNHLDIETLSWLEQYLQGYDGAVLIVSHDRYFLDKVVNQVYEVSRKKVGKYVGNYSDYLSLKAEEYERDMKQYEKQQEEVAKLQDFIQRNLARASTTKRAQSRRKKLEKMDLMDRPLGDEKSATFSFDIERQSGNEVLQINDASIGYQKEAVSHQVDMRITKGESIALVGPNGIGKSTLLKSIVGKLPLIDGELRLGTNVSIGYYDQEQAELSSKKTVLQELWDDYPGHTEKEIRTVLGNFLFSGDDVLKPVTALSGGEKARLALAKLMMQKANFLILDEPTNHLDLDSKEVLENSLIDYPGTILFVSHDRYFINRIATKVVELSKDGANEYLGDYDYYVEKKQEMQELAEWDSREKNGKTPEKEQSSDKSAFFKDKEAKKVERQRKRRIEEIEQKIEELEQTVAENEKLLCEPDIFQDHEKVLKYNEAIQAAKSEIELLMEEWTELEELLHS
- a CDS encoding homoserine dehydrogenase codes for the protein MTINAVLLGFGTVGQGVYQTIHTHRKELKELLGTDIEIKGVLVKDEHKIRPIDQDILVTSNFSDLLKIPQLDLVIEAIVGCEPAFTYNKAFLQKGIPVVTANKEMVAHKGSELKRISEKNDVSFSYEAAVAGGIPVIGVISRLLHANRINKIEGILNGTSNFILSTMRKEQTSFEETLQRAQEKGYAEADPSNDILGRDSFYKIMILSDLVFGGQPDWEQTECTGIDEVTIENILKAQEVNKRIKLIAAVERDESETIKASVKPVLLDSEHPLYAVEDVDNAVNIQTDLLGNLLLKGPGAGGLPTASAILQDVALLFGQKEKEETVYASARSIAKRASPY